Genomic segment of Candidatus Paceibacterota bacterium:
TGCTCAGGAGGCAAAAACGACCGGCTCAGCTGAGATTCAAAAACTCCTCGATAGGCTTCCAAGTACTACCAAACCGCCTACGAAGTAGCTCGGGTACAGAGTCCTAAAATCACTTGAAAAACTCCCACAATAGTGTATACTCGAAAGACCTTATTTATTAAGGTCTTTCATTTGCAGAAAATGAATAGGCGCCGAGGTAGCTCAGTTGGTAGAGCGCCCGCCTGAAGAGCGGTAGGTCACCAGTTCGACCCTGGTCCTCGGCACAGCAAAATAAAACCCCTTCCAGGGGTTTTGTTTTATTCTGTGCTTCGAGGACCAGGGTCGAACTGTGAAGGGGTCGGGAAACGGGAGTTTCCCGCGGAGGAAGGCAGGAACCATTCCCGCAATGGTTCCGTCGGAAACCGTGGGTTTCCGAAAGACTTTGCCGCGCGAGGCTCCTCCGGAGTGCGCGAGCAAAGTCTTGTTCGACTCCTGTCCCGACACAGCGTGTCGCCCTTATCCTCTTCCCGTGCGGGCCCCTTTAGGGTGCGCCGCATCGCGACGTTCGACTCCTGTCCCGGCATCGTAAATCTCCATTCTTGCAACTAAATCATTTAAGTGTATTGTAACCTCAGTTCACCCACAGGGAGTGTTTTTATGGATTTCAAGGATTTCGTTACCAAGGCGCTCGAGAAAAAACCACAGTTGCTGGAACTGCTCGCCAGGGAGTTTCAGGTTGCAAATAGCACGGTTTTACGATGGGCGACGGGTGCTGCAGTTCCGCACCCGAAGACGCAAGAAACCATCCGCCGGTACATTATTGAACACTCCTGAATCATATATTTTCAATAGCCCCTCGCGCGGGCTATTTTTATTGCCTCGCTTAAAATATTTTCAAATTCTGCAAAAGCAATTATTACTACATTATTCAAGTAGTTGAGCAGCGCTTTGGTTAAGGCACGCCTCCCCTTTCCGCCTAAATATATTTCGATACTATAATAGTTAGCAATCAAAAACCCACACATCTGTGTGGATTTTCTTTAGAATGTCGCAGGAGTACCTGTTGCTGTTTCTGGAGTTGATGTTGCAACCGAATCATCCATTCCCGCAAAGAGCTCTGGGAACTTATCAGTAAGCAACTTCATTTCTGCCTGCATTTTACGGGCATAGTCTTTTTGCAAACGAGCAAGCTCAGCAAGATGCGCCTCACGCGCTCGCTGATCAAGCGTTGTCTTCTTTGCATTCAAAGTCTTTGAGAGTGCAGTTTTGGCGTCTTTGAGCCACGCATTATATTGTGCGAGCACCTTCTCGTCATTTGCACCCTTTGCACACTGCCCTTCAGCAAGCGCATTTGCAGCATCAAGGTTATCAATATAACCCGTAAGAGCCTTATCACGCTTTGCACGCTCCCCAAGGGAAGCTGGGCGACTTACACGTGCATACATATCGCGAGCCTTGTCGCTTGCAACACGAAGTTCGCGGATTGCGCGAGCAGAGTTGGTTGCGAAAGAATCAATGGCAGCAAATGCTTCAGGAGAGGTTGCGCGCGCGGAAAGAAACTCAATGAGCGCTGCTCGTGCTGCATCTTCTTGCGCACGATCCTCGGTACGAACCTCACTCAACTTCTTCTTGTCATCCTCGCGCTGAGAATCAATACGCTGCACATCGGCACGGTGCTCAGCAGCACGAGCAGAAGCATCAGCATGAACAGCTTCAGTCACTGTATCAATACGGTCACAGAAGCTCGTTATCTGCACAAGTGTTGTAGAGGCTGTCGTAGTAGCCGTTGTGGTGGCGGTAGTGGTTGCTGCTGCTGGAGAAGCAGTAACAAGCAAAAATACCGCAATCATGATTTTACTGTAGCGGTGCATCGTTTTGGGTGTTATCTGTATTAATCACAACTTCATTCAATGCTGCAAGTTGCGCGTCATAGGTCTCATCAATCGTTGCCTCAGAACGAGCCTCGCGGTCACCGGCACTCGAAATCATAGCGAAGAGCTGTCGTGGGTCATCCTTTGGTACAGGCTGAATTGCAGCAGGAACAACAGAGACTGCCATTGTAGCTGCAACGCGCTTTGCAGACGGAGCAGGCGCCGCAACAGGAGCTGTTTTCGCCGCCATAGCTGAAACGGGTGCCTGATCAAGTGCTGAAGTCTCGTTAGAAAAAGTTGCCATCGTAAGCTGTCCATCAGGAAGAGTTGGAGCGATTGGACCCTGTTCCGGACGGAGTGACACTCCAACCATAAGTACAAGTACTGCCATAGGTACCGCAAATGCCATCACATACTTCATGTATGGTGATGGGCGTACCGAAAGGAAACTACGCTCAGATACAGGACTTCCTGCACGAGCAAAGACACGATCAATGATATCCGCACGTGGAAGAATTGAACTACTGAAGAGTGCAGTTCCGTCAAGTGTATCCCAGTATTCCTTTGCAGAAGGAGCAAGCATCTCGGGGATGTGCGCAAGGTCAATGGCATGAGGAAAATCCACACCATCGCTGTGTGCGTCAACGAGGCGACAGATCATCGCATCATCAAGTTGTAGATTATTCATTGTCATTTTGTTCTTTGCTTAACACTGCCCGCATCTTGCGAAGTGCACGTGCAACATGTTGCCGTATAGCATCTTCGCGCTTACCAAGTTCTTCCGCTATTTCTGCATAGGATCGCTCACCGTAGAACTTTAGTGCAACGACGTCACGCTCAGTATCAGATAAAGCCTCCATGGCTCTTAGGATATCGTCCCGAACGTCGCCAAGTAGCGCTTCTCTGTCAGTGCGATCGCCGCTATCATGAGCATTAAGGAAATCGGTATCAATTGTGTCAGCTCGCTTTTTCTTGGCTCGGTTAATAATGAGGTTCCTGGCTATAGTAAAGAGATACGGGAGCATCCCCTTACCCTGGTCATTATATCGATCGAGTGCCGCAAAAGCACGGATGAAGGCATCTTGGACGATATCGTCTGCCTCCTCCTTGTCGTTAATGCGAATGTACACGAAGCGATAAAGGGGCGTGGCGTATTCCTCATAGAGGTTCGCGCGCGCTTCCTTATCACCCTGTTTTGCCCGTGCAATCAGCTGCTCGAAATCCATCATCATAGTATACACGATTTTTAGTCTTTGGGCAGGGTGCACCTAGGAAATAATGGCTTCTGGGCTCATTTACGTAACAACTGTAACGTGATTTTGTGACACTTCCCTATGCACAATTTTCATCTATGATACTAAATCCTTGACAAGGTATAAAAATATGGCCCTGTATATGAAAAACCAGCCACTGCTGGTTTTTCGCTCAAAGTCCACCACTAGCTTCCAAGATACTTCTTGTTTTGAAGCTTCTCGGGCATCAGGTCGGTCTTTGTGTAGAGTTCGTACCCCTTACCATAACCCGCATCCTTCATGAGGCTTGTGACGGGATTACGAATGAGGAGTGGCACTGGTAACTCGCCAAGCGTACGGACATCTGACTGCGCTGCACGGAAAGCCTCATAAGAGGTTCGGTCTTTCTTTGCCTGTGCCAAATAGACCGTCGCATGCGCGAGGTTTATTACGCACTCAGGATAACCAATCATCTGACAGGCCTGGAATACCGCATTGGCAACCACAAGTGCCGTTGGTTGCGCAAGTCCCACATCTTCACTCGCGAAGATAATCATGCGTCGCGCGATATACAATGGGTCTTCCCCACTCTCCGTCATACGTGCAAGGTAATAGAGGGCCGCATCGGGCTGACTCGCGCGCATACTTTTTATAAAAGCTGAAATGATGTTGTGATGTTCCTCCCCACCCTTGTCATACTTCAAGTGCCTCGACTGGACGGCTTCCTTAAGGTGATCAATTGTCACCGTACCGTATAATGCGAGTGTTGCATCAAGAATCGTGAGCCCCTGACGCGCATCCCCACTAGCAACCGCGATGAGCCAATCGAGTGCATCGTCAGTCATATCGGGGACTGCTCGTAAGAAGAGTTTGCGCATGTCTTCCTCAGTATGATTCTCAAGTACAAACACACGACATCTCGAGAGCAATGCGCGATTCACTTCGAAGGATGGATTTTCTGTCGTCGCACCAACAAGAGTGAGCACACCTTTCTCAACAAAAGGCAAAAGGTAATCCTGCTGTGCCTTATTAAACCTATGAATCTCGTCAAGAAAGAGTACTTTCGGCTCTCCTTGTGTATCTTCATCAACAATCTTCGTAATATCTCCCTTCCCTGCAGCAACCGCAGAAAGTTCATAGAAACGCGCTCCAAGCGCTTGTGCATAAATGCGCGCGAGCGTCGTCTTGCCGACACCCGGTGGTCCCCACAGAAGGAAGGAGAAGCGCTTCTTCTGCTCTATAGCAAGACGAATAGGCTTTCCTTCTCCAACAAGGTGCGCTTGTCCGATAAAGTCCTTGAGACTCGTAGGACGAAGGCGATTAGCGAGCGGTTCCATGGAGGTATCATAGCAAAGATACGCGATGCAGGGTATATGCGTATGAAGGTAACTAGGAATATGAATACACAAACGCAAAAGACGCAAGCCAGGCCCGCGTCTTTTATGCACCCCAGAACCAAATCACTTTCCCCTCTTGCTCCTAAATAATCGTGAGGAATTAAGGAGCGGGAGAAAGTCAGTACCAAAATTATACGCCGCAGCAAGAGGAATTCCAGCAAAACGAGTGAGCACCAAGAAAACACCAAGCGCATTAGTTACAAACCATATGCCAATATTCCCCCATACAACGCCACGCACACGACGTGCGAGCATAATCATCTCTGGTATTCGTTCAAGCTGATCGGTAAGCACGATGATATCAGCCGCTTCAATTGCAACTGCAGTGCCAATACTCCCCATCGCTATTCCGATATCAGCACGCACAAGTGCTGGCGCATCATTAATACCATCACCAACCATCGCAGTCACTCCCTGCTCAGACAACTCAGCAATTCGCCTCAGCTTATCTTCCGGAGATAACCCAGCGACATATTCCTCAATTCCAAGAGTTGTTGCGATATCTTCTGCAACTTCCTTGCGGTCACCAGTGAGCATAACTGTATGAATCCCCATAGAAGTCAATTGTGCGAGCGCTGTTTTCGCTTCGAGTTTTGGCGTATCTGCGGCGATGATCGACCCGAAATACTTACCCCCAACGTAAACAAGCAAGATAGTCTTTCCGCCGTGCTGATGTATACCGCCAATACAATCCCGCGCATCCCCGTCGAGAACGATTCCTGATGCCTCTAGTGCCCGATGATTACCTACAACGACTTCAGTCCCTTCTGAGCTAATATGAATGCCCGCACCCCTGAGAACCTCTACGTGATCAGGGTCACGAGGTTCTCCAACAACCTTGCATGCCTCTGCATATACTGCCCTACCAATTGGATGTTCAGAAAACTTTTCCGCCATTGCAACGTACTGCCAGAATTGACGTAGTGGTACTCCTTGTGCGAGTTCCACAGAATCGACTGCAAATTTTCCAAGCGTCAATGTTCCTGTCTTGTCAAAAACGACCGTCCGTATCTTTGCCAGAGCCTCAACATGCTTTCCACCCTTGATAATAACTCCGCGTCGCGCTGCTTCTCCAAGCCCAGCCTCCATGGCAAGAGGTATCGCAACGGCTATATCATCGGCGCAAATTATAAGGAAAAATGCTGCGACCATTGCTGGATCACGTGTGAATATGTAAATCAGTACACCAGCAAGCGCCACGATGGGGAGGAATATTCCCGCAAACTTGTCCGCAAAGCGCTGTGCTTTTGACTTCTGTACTGCAGCCGCTCGCATCAACGTAAGTAAACGTGCGAGTGTAGTGTCTTCACCGACTTGTGTCGCACGAATCTTAAGCACTCCACCAGCAAGCAAAGTGGCAGTATACACCTCGGCACCAATAGTCTTCTCCTCTGGCACTGATTCACCAGTAAATGAAGACTCATCAATGATTGCTTCTCCAAAAATGATAAGCCCGTCGACGGGTATACGTTCACCCGCCTTTACCACAAGAATATCCCCAACACGCACGTCCTCGGGACCAATATCTTCAACTATATCACCAGAGAGCTCTCGGTGCGCCACTTCTGGACGCAAGCGCAACAACTCCTCAATAGCATTATTTGCTCGGGACTTTGTACGCCACTCAAGGTAGGAAGCGAAGGTGAGCATGAGATCTATCCATACCGCCGCAGTTGGATGATTAAGCACAAGTGCAACAATAAGCGCAAATAGATTAAATACCTCAATCGTAATCTCTCTGCGATAAAGTTGTTGCACAGAAACAAAAAGAAGTGGGAGAGCACCCAATATAGCAACAGCCCAAATTATATTGTTTACAAAAGATACATAGTCGGAACCAGCAAACGCTTTTTCAAGGATGAGTGCCCCTGCAAGAAATGGAGCAATGAGAAATTCTCTTCTCGGTGAATCAAAAGACTGCCTCACATGAGCAAGCATATTCATTGCTTAATTGTAGCATACGTCACTTAAGGATATAGAAGCAAATGATGCAATTTGGAATTTTCATGTTGCTAAACGAGAAGATAGTAGATATGCGCACTTGTCAAGCAAAGAATTACGTGCCTAAATAAAACAATACTATCATATACTATAGGGTTACTTCGGAGGGCTATTTTGGCGACATACTGGCGCTGGTACAGAATAGTGCTATCCTAAACACCATCATGCGTAATGCCCATATTCTTATTATTGAGGACCACTCCACCCTCCTTCCTTATATTGAAAAGTCGCTTCAAAAAGAAGGTTTCCTTGTGACCTCTATTTCCAATCAACAGAATGCTTCATCGCATCTGAGTGACACTAAATTGTCACTCATTATTCTTGACCGAATACTTCCTAACGCTTCCGGCACAGCACTCGTACACACACTCGCTCAGCAACAACCACAAACACCTATCCTTGTACTCTCTGACGCGCCAGAGAAACTCACCCGTGACGAGCTCAAGAAGTTACGTCTCGAAAATTTTCTTATTAAACCATTTGCTTTTCAAGATTTTCTCTCGATGACGAGGGATATCTTGGAAAAACACGCGGGCCTCGGTGATGAACTTGTTCTCGATAATCTCATCGTAGACACAAAAAATAAGCTGGTAAAGCGTGGCGGTAAAACGATTATTCTTACAAAAAAAGAACACGTGCTTCTCACTTATCTCATGAAGCACCGCGATCATGCGGTCCCTCGCGCGGACTTATTAGAAAATGTTTGGGGAATGCAAATTGACCCCCTCTCAAATACGATAGAGGCGCACATTCTCTCGCTACGCCACAAGATTGATTCCGCAGGTCAGACAAAACTCATCCATACTGTTCCGAAATTCGGATATCGCATGAGCATCAATAAATAAAACCCACACTAAGTGTGGGTTTTATTTATTATTTTCGCTTTGCCTTTGAACGCTCTGTCTCAGAGAGGAGCTTCTTGCGCAAACGGATGCTCTTTGGAGTGATCTCGAGGTACTCGTCATCATCCATGATTTCCATTCCGTTCTCAATACCAAGTACCACAGGTGGCACAAGGTTGATTGCTTCGTCAGAACCTGACGCGCGCATGTTGGTGAGCTGCTTACCCTTCGTTGGGTTCACAAGCATCTGCTCTCCCTTGCTGGTGTTACCAACAATCATACCCTCGTAGACTTCCGTCGTTGGAGTGATATAGATTTGGCCACGCTCCTGGAGATTCCAAAGCGAGAATGCAAGTGCCTTGCCTGACTCCATAGAGATCATAGCACCGGCATTGCGGTGATCGATCTCTCCTGCCCATGGGCGGAAGCCGATGACGCGTGATGACATGATACCCTCACCGCGTGTATCGACAACGAATTGCATACGGTAACCAAGGAGACCACGTGTTGGACCCTCGAAGACCATACGAACCATATTGTCGTGCTGGACCATGTGGGTCATGACTGCACCACGCTTGCCGAGCTTCTCGATGACTGCACCCTGCGATACCGCTGGGACGTCAATCGTCACCTCTTCAAATGGCTCACTCTTCACACCGTCAATATCCTTCACGATGACCTGTGGCTGTGAGATTTGAATTTCAAATCCCTCACGGCGCATGTTCTCGAGCAAGATTGCAACATGGAGCTCTCCACGACCTGCAACCCTAAATGACTCTCCTGATGCAGACTCAAAGTCCACACGAAGACCCACATTAACCTCGAGCTCCTTCTCAAGACGCTCACGGATCTGACGACCAGTAACGAACTTACCCTCGCGACCTGCGAACGGTGAGTTGTTCACGAGGAAATTGAGCTCAATCGTAGGCTCATCCACGGTAATCATTGGAAGCTGCTCAACATCTGCTGAGTGCGCGATTGTTTCACCGATGAAGACATCGGGAATACCCGCGATGATGCCGATGTCTCCAGAGACGAGCTCAGGAACCTCGACACGCTTGATACCACGGAAAGCGAAAAGCTTCGTGATCTTTGCCTTACGTGCAACGCCGTTGTTGATAACGACGAGATTGTCGGCATCCTTCACGACACCATCAACGACACGGACGACTGCGAGGCGGCCCAAGTAGTTATCATATGCGAGGTTGAAAGGCTGTGCACGGAGTGGAAGCGTTGTATCACCATTTGCGACAGGAACGTACTCGAGCACCATATCAAGGAGCGGAGTGAGGTCCTTGCGCTCATCGTCGAGTTTGCGCATAGCGACACCCTCGCGACCGATTGCGTAACAAACATGGAAATTCATCTGCTCCTGAGTAGCACCGAGATCCATGAAAAGTTCAAGGACTTCCTCCTCAACGCGGTGAGGATCTGCTGCAGGCTTGTCGATCTTGTTGATGACAACGATTGGCTTGAGGCCGAGATCAAGTGACTTCTTCAAGACGAAACGTGTCTGTGGCATAGGACCTTCTTGTGCATCGACGATAAGGAGCACGCTGTCGATAGAACGGAGCACGCGCTCAACCTCAGAACCGAAATCGGCGTGGCCTGGTGTGTCCACGATGTTGATCTTTGTGTCCTTGTAGTATGCTGCAGTATTCTTTGAATAGATGGTGATACCGCGCTCGAGCTCAAGTGAGTTCGAGTCCATAGACTCACCTTCTGCAAACATGCCCGTCTGGCGCATAAGCGCGTCGGTCAATGTCGTCTTCCCGTGGTCGACGTGCGCAATGATTGCGATGTTACGAATTTCCATAATAAGTGATGTTTAGAAGCATGGCACAAGGTTCAAGGAAAGCGAGTGGATGAAATTCGAGGAACGGGCAAAATATCGAAGGAGTCGTACATGGAGTACGATGACTGAGATGTTTGGGTGCCCGTGACAAAGAAGTTCGCCTCTCGCTTTTCTTAAATAAAAAAGAGCCAGATGCCATGTATATAATGTCGCGATATTATAGCATGAAAAGTATTGTTTTGCAAGGATTTTGGCTTCTGCCATATAGATATTTCCAGCTATTCTATTGACAAAGATTTTTTCTCCAGCATAGTATCCTGAGTTACGCGCACCTTCCCTACAACCAAAGGAGCTTGCATGAACTTGCTCACCATCATCATCGGTTGTGCACTCATCAACACCCTCGCCTTCGGCCTCGGCCTCACCCATCGGCCACTCGGCACCATCATCAGCTCGATCATCGGCATCGCGCTCGGGCATGCGGCCGCATGGCTCATTACCAAGCTCGCGTACAAGGAAATGAAGAGCACAGCCTTCGCCTTCCTCACGCTGCCCCAGAATGATCGCATCAGGTTCGTCGAACTCATCCACAAGGATGGCAAAGACTACCTGCAGATCTATACGAAGTCGAAGTCAGGCGAACCCGTCGAGGACATTCTCTCCACCGAGGAAGTCACGATCGGTGTCTGCAAGGATGAACGTGAGGCGTTCGTCTGTAAGCGCGAGCTGCGCATCAAGAACAAGCTTCTGCGCCTTCTGGCGCTTACCCGGGGCGAGTTCGTGGACTACCACCTCACCGCTCCGTACAATCATCTTCCGTAAACACTCACCTACTGAGGGCCCCGCGCCCTCAGTTTTTTCCTAAAATATTGCTTAGTTAAGGCACTTTTTCGATACTCCCCTATTTACAAATTATTAAAATAGTGTTATTGTAGCCGAATATGAAATCACCCCACTCAAGCTCATTTGGCCCACGAAAGTCATTTGGAGGAAAGCCATCATTTGGTGGCGACCGCGGAGGCCGTCCATCATTTGGCGACCGTAAGCCACTGCGAGACCGCCCATCATTCGGGGATCGTCCACGTCCATCTTTTGGTGACCGTGGTGGACGCCCATCATTCGGAGGAGATCGCGGAGGCCGTCCATCATTTGGCGGTGACCGTGGCGGACGACCATCTTTCGGTGATCGTAAGTCTTTCTCGGACCGTCCACGCTTTGGAGGTGATGCACGTCCATCGTTCGACGATCGACCACGCCCATCTATGGGTGAGCGCAGCAATGAGCGCGAGGATCGCTTCCCTGAGAATGGGCAGCGTCGCGTTGAGCGCAGCTTCACACAAGATTTCGAAAAGCCAACAGCAAGTGCACGACCTGAGCGTCCTACGCTCATGAATAACGTCATGGCACAGGCAACGAACGAGGCAGACACACTTACGCCACGCAAGCAGAAGTCTTACATGCGCACCACTCCAGGTAATGAGCAGACCGGCGATGCACAGACCTCATGGGGTCAGGTATCAGACTGGTATGACAAGCACTTGGAGACCGAGGAAGATACCTACCATCGTATGGTCATCCTCCCAAACCTCGCTCGTCTCGTCGCACCACAGGACGGAGAGCACATCCTCGAGCTCGCTTGTGGACAAGGTTTCTTCGCTCGTCGCTTCCAGGAGGAAGTAAAGGGTGCAGTCATCGATGGTATGGACATTAGTCCTGAACTCATCGAGATTGCAAAGAAGCGTGCGCCAAAGATGAACTTCATGGTTGGTAATGCAGAAGAGTGTGCAGGAATCGCAGATAATACCTACGATACTGTTTACATGGTGCTTGCCATCCAGAATGTTGAGCGCATCGATAAGCTCTTCGGTGAAGTACAGCGCATCTTGAAGACTGGTGGAACATTCCACGTCGTCATGAATCATCCCGCTTTCCGCATTCCAAAGGAATCATCATGGGAGTATGTTGATGAGAAGAATGTACAGTCACGTCGTATCGATGCGTACCTCTCTACCTCAAAGGTTGCGATGGACATGCATCCTGGCATCGTCGGCTCACCACAGACCATCTCATTCCACCGCCCACTCCAGACCTACTTCAAGCAACTCACGAAGTTCGGCTTCGCGATAGACAAGCTCGAAGAATGGATCTCGCACAAGGTAAGCGACAACGGACCACGTATGGATGCAGAGAATCGCGCTCGAAAAGAGTTCCCTCTCTTCATGTACTTACGTGCAAAGAAGCTCGCATAATATAAAATGCACCGCAATCTGTGGTGCATTTTATATTATTAGAACATAGATTCCATGTCACAAACAAGCCCTCTCGTGACTTATTATTAGCGAATGGGCCGAGGACTTCTCGCGACCTTTTCAGCAATTATATGAAAAAAATACTTATTCTTAGCGGTATTTTCCTGCTCTCTGCAACAAGTGCAAGCGCAATGTCAGTAAAATACCTTGGACCGCCGATACGCGCGAAG
This window contains:
- a CDS encoding replication-associated recombination protein A, which produces MEPLANRLRPTSLKDFIGQAHLVGEGKPIRLAIEQKKRFSFLLWGPPGVGKTTLARIYAQALGARFYELSAVAAGKGDITKIVDEDTQGEPKVLFLDEIHRFNKAQQDYLLPFVEKGVLTLVGATTENPSFEVNRALLSRCRVFVLENHTEEDMRKLFLRAVPDMTDDALDWLIAVASGDARQGLTILDATLALYGTVTIDHLKEAVQSRHLKYDKGGEEHHNIISAFIKSMRASQPDAALYYLARMTESGEDPLYIARRMIIFASEDVGLAQPTALVVANAVFQACQMIGYPECVINLAHATVYLAQAKKDRTSYEAFRAAQSDVRTLGELPVPLLIRNPVTSLMKDAGYGKGYELYTKTDLMPEKLQNKKYLGS
- the typA gene encoding translational GTPase TypA, which codes for MEIRNIAIIAHVDHGKTTLTDALMRQTGMFAEGESMDSNSLELERGITIYSKNTAAYYKDTKINIVDTPGHADFGSEVERVLRSIDSVLLIVDAQEGPMPQTRFVLKKSLDLGLKPIVVINKIDKPAADPHRVEEEVLELFMDLGATQEQMNFHVCYAIGREGVAMRKLDDERKDLTPLLDMVLEYVPVANGDTTLPLRAQPFNLAYDNYLGRLAVVRVVDGVVKDADNLVVINNGVARKAKITKLFAFRGIKRVEVPELVSGDIGIIAGIPDVFIGETIAHSADVEQLPMITVDEPTIELNFLVNNSPFAGREGKFVTGRQIRERLEKELEVNVGLRVDFESASGESFRVAGRGELHVAILLENMRREGFEIQISQPQVIVKDIDGVKSEPFEEVTIDVPAVSQGAVIEKLGKRGAVMTHMVQHDNMVRMVFEGPTRGLLGYRMQFVVDTRGEGIMSSRVIGFRPWAGEIDHRNAGAMISMESGKALAFSLWNLQERGQIYITPTTEVYEGMIVGNTSKGEQMLVNPTKGKQLTNMRASGSDEAINLVPPVVLGIENGMEIMDDDEYLEITPKSIRLRKKLLSETERSKAKRK
- a CDS encoding cation-translocating P-type ATPase, producing MNMLAHVRQSFDSPRREFLIAPFLAGALILEKAFAGSDYVSFVNNIIWAVAILGALPLLFVSVQQLYRREITIEVFNLFALIVALVLNHPTAAVWIDLMLTFASYLEWRTKSRANNAIEELLRLRPEVAHRELSGDIVEDIGPEDVRVGDILVVKAGERIPVDGLIIFGEAIIDESSFTGESVPEEKTIGAEVYTATLLAGGVLKIRATQVGEDTTLARLLTLMRAAAVQKSKAQRFADKFAGIFLPIVALAGVLIYIFTRDPAMVAAFFLIICADDIAVAIPLAMEAGLGEAARRGVIIKGGKHVEALAKIRTVVFDKTGTLTLGKFAVDSVELAQGVPLRQFWQYVAMAEKFSEHPIGRAVYAEACKVVGEPRDPDHVEVLRGAGIHISSEGTEVVVGNHRALEASGIVLDGDARDCIGGIHQHGGKTILLVYVGGKYFGSIIAADTPKLEAKTALAQLTSMGIHTVMLTGDRKEVAEDIATTLGIEEYVAGLSPEDKLRRIAELSEQGVTAMVGDGINDAPALVRADIGIAMGSIGTAVAIEAADIIVLTDQLERIPEMIMLARRVRGVVWGNIGIWFVTNALGVFLVLTRFAGIPLAAAYNFGTDFLPLLNSSRLFRSKRGK
- a CDS encoding response regulator transcription factor; this translates as MRNAHILIIEDHSTLLPYIEKSLQKEGFLVTSISNQQNASSHLSDTKLSLIILDRILPNASGTALVHTLAQQQPQTPILVLSDAPEKLTRDELKKLRLENFLIKPFAFQDFLSMTRDILEKHAGLGDELVLDNLIVDTKNKLVKRGGKTIILTKKEHVLLTYLMKHRDHAVPRADLLENVWGMQIDPLSNTIEAHILSLRHKIDSAGQTKLIHTVPKFGYRMSINK
- a CDS encoding RNA polymerase sigma factor; protein product: MDFEQLIARAKQGDKEARANLYEEYATPLYRFVYIRINDKEEADDIVQDAFIRAFAALDRYNDQGKGMLPYLFTIARNLIINRAKKKRADTIDTDFLNAHDSGDRTDREALLGDVRDDILRAMEALSDTERDVVALKFYGERSYAEIAEELGKREDAIRQHVARALRKMRAVLSKEQNDNE
- a CDS encoding methyltransferase domain-containing protein gives rise to the protein MKSPHSSSFGPRKSFGGKPSFGGDRGGRPSFGDRKPLRDRPSFGDRPRPSFGDRGGRPSFGGDRGGRPSFGGDRGGRPSFGDRKSFSDRPRFGGDARPSFDDRPRPSMGERSNEREDRFPENGQRRVERSFTQDFEKPTASARPERPTLMNNVMAQATNEADTLTPRKQKSYMRTTPGNEQTGDAQTSWGQVSDWYDKHLETEEDTYHRMVILPNLARLVAPQDGEHILELACGQGFFARRFQEEVKGAVIDGMDISPELIEIAKKRAPKMNFMVGNAEECAGIADNTYDTVYMVLAIQNVERIDKLFGEVQRILKTGGTFHVVMNHPAFRIPKESSWEYVDEKNVQSRRIDAYLSTSKVAMDMHPGIVGSPQTISFHRPLQTYFKQLTKFGFAIDKLEEWISHKVSDNGPRMDAENRARKEFPLFMYLRAKKLA